A genomic region of bacterium contains the following coding sequences:
- the infC gene encoding translation initiation factor IF-3: MEMAQERGLDLVEVSPASRPPVCRIMDFGKYKYEQSKKAKEARKKQHTVVIKEVQFRPKTDDHDYGFKLRNIIRFLEHKDKVKITLRFRGREMSHMDFAMQTFDRLTADLADHGKIEQEPKQEGRTVVMIMAPLSDRERRPARPREESPAPSAQE; the protein is encoded by the coding sequence ATGGAGATGGCCCAGGAGCGGGGCCTGGACTTGGTAGAGGTCTCGCCGGCCTCTCGGCCGCCCGTCTGCCGGATCATGGACTTCGGCAAGTACAAGTACGAGCAGAGCAAGAAGGCCAAGGAGGCCCGCAAGAAGCAGCACACCGTCGTGATCAAGGAAGTCCAGTTCCGGCCCAAGACGGACGACCACGATTACGGCTTCAAGCTGCGCAACATCATCCGCTTCCTGGAGCACAAGGACAAGGTGAAGATCACCCTCCGCTTCCGGGGCCGCGAGATGAGCCACATGGACTTCGCCATGCAGACCTTCGATCGCCTCACCGCCGATCTGGCCGATCACGGCAAGATCGAGCAGGAGCCCAAGCAGGAGGGGCGCACGGTGGTCATGATCATGGCGCCGCTGAGCGATCGCGAGAGGCGCCCGGCCCGGCCCCGCGAGGAGAGCCCGGCCCCCAGCGCGCAGGAGTGA